A single region of the Jatrophihabitans sp. GAS493 genome encodes:
- a CDS encoding glycosyltransferase — translation MTRKPVLGVAQALSARAMAKRYGTKLPVLLERRLLSTYRDIVVLNEFDQAEVRTSTPKTAVHLIRNSVAVPESLPSRNSATQPYGLFLGRIEIYQKGIDLLLAAHREAGAAALPLVIAGSGASSENRTLERLIAQAPTDVRWVGRVAGAEKDSLVRGAAYLVVTSREESFCLAALEAMSFAVPVIHFDLPQLSWIPDECGVRVRCFDIPALAGSLRDLSANTEARERLGSNARDFAVETSRTNQGAYRRLVEELLGAERVRAIRPGADPIRPRKMTDPEREF, via the coding sequence GTGACCCGCAAACCTGTCCTGGGTGTCGCGCAGGCGCTGTCAGCTCGAGCCATGGCTAAGCGCTACGGCACCAAGCTGCCCGTCCTGCTGGAGCGGCGCCTCTTGTCGACATATCGAGACATTGTGGTGCTGAACGAATTCGACCAAGCCGAAGTGCGTACGTCGACGCCCAAGACCGCCGTTCATCTCATTCGCAACTCGGTCGCCGTTCCGGAATCGCTTCCTTCGCGCAACTCGGCAACGCAGCCGTATGGGCTCTTTCTTGGGCGTATCGAGATATATCAGAAGGGGATCGACCTGCTGCTCGCCGCGCATCGTGAAGCTGGCGCAGCAGCGCTGCCGTTGGTCATCGCTGGATCTGGCGCGTCTTCGGAGAACCGCACGCTAGAGCGACTCATCGCCCAGGCACCCACCGACGTCCGTTGGGTGGGTCGGGTCGCCGGCGCCGAGAAGGATTCTCTGGTTCGGGGTGCGGCCTACCTTGTCGTCACATCGCGTGAAGAGAGCTTCTGTCTGGCCGCACTGGAGGCGATGTCCTTCGCGGTCCCGGTCATCCACTTCGATCTTCCACAGCTCTCCTGGATTCCGGACGAGTGCGGTGTCCGTGTCCGCTGCTTCGACATACCGGCGCTGGCCGGGTCGCTCCGTGACCTGTCGGCGAATACGGAGGCTCGTGAGCGGTTGGGAAGCAACGCTCGTGATTTTGCCGTCGAGACGAGTCGCACCAATCAGGGTGCGTATCGGCGGTTAGTGGAAGAACTACTTGGCGCGGAGCGCGTCCGGGCAATCCGGCCTGGAGCAGACCCAATCCGTCCCAGAAAAATGACCGACCCGGAAAGGGAATTTTGA
- a CDS encoding PIG-L family deacetylase produces MIVASPHLDDAFLSCAALLQDIRRMVSVSVVTLFTEGGNLVTLSGRQFVRQCGYSDVDGLYRDRRAEDLVAAGMLGVDAEHLSFVEALYRPKPEARGRVLRRMSAAFPESAAIYPTYRWHASKGTIAQSDLSTLKSASTALGRYNTSENVVALCPLGIGDHVDHVLTRTAVEAVFQPEQIIYYADQPYALHWPTSRWRYPDGSREPVEYRGDQIRKASILRTYATQVDALFPEGMPELSEFYYAYRR; encoded by the coding sequence TTGATCGTCGCCTCTCCGCATCTAGATGATGCATTCCTTTCCTGCGCGGCGTTGCTGCAAGATATCCGTCGCATGGTTTCAGTATCCGTGGTCACATTGTTTACCGAGGGTGGCAATTTGGTGACCCTTTCTGGTCGGCAATTCGTCAGGCAGTGCGGATACTCCGACGTGGACGGTCTCTACCGCGATAGGCGGGCTGAGGATCTCGTGGCGGCGGGGATGCTCGGCGTCGACGCTGAGCACTTGAGCTTCGTCGAGGCTCTCTATCGACCGAAGCCCGAGGCCCGAGGCCGTGTGCTCCGACGTATGTCGGCCGCCTTTCCGGAGTCTGCCGCGATCTATCCGACTTATCGATGGCACGCCTCCAAGGGGACGATTGCCCAATCGGACCTGTCGACTCTGAAGTCGGCGTCAACGGCTCTCGGGCGGTACAACACCTCGGAGAACGTCGTGGCGCTCTGCCCGCTGGGCATTGGTGATCACGTAGATCATGTGCTGACCCGTACTGCGGTTGAGGCAGTGTTCCAACCCGAGCAGATCATCTACTACGCCGACCAGCCGTACGCCCTGCACTGGCCGACCTCAAGGTGGCGCTATCCGGATGGTTCACGGGAGCCTGTCGAATACCGGGGCGATCAGATACGGAAGGCGAGCATCCTGCGCACCTACGCCACGCAGGTCGACGCTCTCTTTCCGGAGGGCATGCCGGAACTGTCCGAGTTCTACTACGCCTACCGGCGATGA
- a CDS encoding glycosyltransferase has product MPKVLLDERSLLHTNGVELSLLPLKPETLVRPPAANVSTSVVHMHRTYDLDLIIPALNEAQRIGATVSAISRVLETCGYSARITVVDNGCVDATAAALDQLRIATPVRVISCRTRGKGAAVRAGVLKSTARFVGYCDADLSTPPSSISDALARLDAGVEVVIGSRRCAGASYEVSQPLMRRLGSRAFNRASASLVGGITDTQCGFKLMRGETARAVFAEMQMAGFAFDVELIARLLRRDADVHELPIHWSNDEGSTFNVVSDGVRAFQDVFSVRRLLKKSGDYARS; this is encoded by the coding sequence ATGCCCAAAGTGCTTCTGGACGAAAGATCACTTCTTCACACGAACGGCGTTGAACTCTCGCTCTTGCCGCTCAAGCCGGAGACGCTGGTGCGACCACCGGCAGCAAACGTATCGACTTCCGTGGTTCATATGCACCGAACCTATGATCTCGATCTCATCATTCCGGCTCTGAACGAAGCCCAGAGAATTGGGGCAACCGTCTCCGCTATATCCCGCGTATTGGAGACATGCGGCTACTCCGCGCGCATCACCGTCGTCGACAACGGATGCGTCGACGCCACCGCCGCTGCCCTCGACCAGCTCCGGATTGCGACACCGGTTCGCGTCATCAGTTGCCGCACGCGCGGCAAGGGCGCCGCCGTCCGGGCTGGCGTGCTCAAAAGCACCGCACGGTTCGTAGGGTATTGCGACGCCGACCTCTCCACCCCTCCCTCGTCAATCAGCGATGCGCTGGCCCGTCTCGACGCCGGGGTCGAGGTGGTGATCGGATCGCGGCGCTGCGCCGGGGCCAGCTATGAGGTCTCCCAGCCTCTGATGCGCCGACTGGGAAGCCGTGCTTTCAACCGAGCCTCAGCGTCCCTCGTCGGCGGCATCACCGACACCCAGTGCGGCTTCAAGCTCATGCGCGGAGAAACTGCACGCGCCGTCTTTGCCGAGATGCAGATGGCCGGCTTCGCCTTCGATGTCGAGCTGATCGCTCGCCTCCTCCGCCGCGATGCCGATGTTCACGAGCTTCCGATTCACTGGTCGAATGACGAAGGTTCCACCTTCAACGTGGTCTCCGACGGCGTGCGCGCCTTTCAGGACGTCTTCTCGGTCCGCCGGCTACTCAAGAAATCAGGCGACTATGCGCGCTCCTGA
- a CDS encoding glycosyltransferase family 4 protein — MPVVLRSRRPGVLVITNWRDLKHPQAGGAEVVCEELAAHFAEQGEDVLLLAAHVDGQRRTEVVNGYTIRRSGGQFTVYAAALLWLVRNRRRVSAVIDSQNGIPFFTPLALPRRTPILLLLHHVHQEQFGQYFPAPMATFGRWLESTGSRLVYRRRSIITVSPSTRHLARQQLALKGEMRVVPPGSRPAGALAAVVQRTEHPSIVTVGRLVPHKRTNLVIEAMPGLLRQYPQLKLNIVGSGPELDALRDIVKRLGVGSSVTFHSQCSNRSRDELLAASWLCINASSGEGWGLSVIEANAFGTPVLAFDRPGLRDSIRDGVTGWLAPEGSPLAAAAENALNELQNETTERDMQVSCRAWAANFTWAQMGEKIDHALLAEDARLELARQDRRTWSDLGVVVHVPQEYVPVNWSPTLRHEDRVANDASGISLFLAGADTLSVPSILARIGLPSSDDRPEISIRVARGPDFMETRNGTAGINGVVEAASTDRD, encoded by the coding sequence ATGCCGGTGGTCCTGCGCAGCCGCCGGCCCGGGGTTCTGGTCATCACGAACTGGCGCGACTTGAAGCATCCACAAGCCGGCGGCGCCGAGGTGGTGTGCGAGGAGTTGGCGGCGCACTTCGCGGAGCAGGGCGAGGACGTGCTGCTTCTGGCCGCGCATGTCGACGGGCAGCGCAGGACCGAAGTAGTCAACGGCTACACCATCCGCCGGTCAGGCGGGCAGTTCACCGTCTATGCCGCCGCGCTGCTGTGGCTGGTGCGAAATCGTCGCCGGGTCTCCGCCGTGATCGACTCACAGAACGGCATTCCATTCTTCACTCCACTTGCGTTGCCCCGCCGCACACCGATCCTGCTGCTCCTGCATCACGTTCACCAGGAGCAGTTCGGGCAGTATTTTCCAGCCCCGATGGCCACCTTCGGCCGTTGGTTGGAGTCGACGGGATCTCGGCTGGTGTACCGCCGGCGTTCGATCATCACGGTATCGCCGTCAACCCGGCACCTGGCTCGTCAGCAGCTCGCACTAAAGGGTGAGATGCGTGTGGTGCCGCCGGGCTCACGTCCAGCGGGGGCGCTCGCCGCCGTGGTGCAGCGGACCGAGCACCCGTCGATCGTCACCGTCGGGCGCCTCGTTCCGCATAAGCGGACTAACCTCGTCATTGAGGCAATGCCCGGGCTGCTGCGCCAATACCCGCAGCTAAAGCTGAACATCGTCGGCTCCGGACCGGAGCTGGACGCGCTTCGGGACATCGTCAAGCGTCTCGGGGTCGGGAGCTCGGTCACGTTCCATTCGCAGTGTTCGAACCGTTCCCGAGACGAGCTTCTGGCCGCTTCGTGGCTCTGCATCAACGCCTCCTCCGGCGAGGGCTGGGGACTGTCGGTCATCGAGGCCAACGCCTTCGGCACACCGGTACTGGCCTTTGACCGCCCGGGTCTGCGGGATTCGATCCGGGACGGCGTCACCGGATGGCTGGCGCCGGAGGGAAGCCCGTTGGCCGCAGCCGCGGAGAACGCCCTGAACGAACTGCAGAACGAGACAACGGAGCGAGACATGCAGGTCTCGTGCCGGGCATGGGCCGCCAACTTCACCTGGGCGCAGATGGGTGAGAAAATCGATCACGCGTTGCTCGCCGAGGACGCGCGGCTCGAACTCGCCCGCCAAGATCGACGAACCTGGAGTGACCTCGGCGTGGTAGTCCACGTTCCACAGGAGTACGTGCCGGTCAATTGGTCACCGACGCTGCGCCACGAGGACCGGGTGGCCAACGATGCGTCAGGGATCTCGCTCTTCCTGGCCGGGGCCGACACGCTGAGCGTCCCGTCCATTCTCGCCCGGATCGGCCTCCCTTCCAGTGACGACCGACCGGAGATCTCGATCCGAGTTGCTCGAGGCCCAGACTTCATGGAGACACGCAACGGCACGGCAGGTATCAATGGCGTAGTGGAAGCAGCCTCCACCGACCGTGACTGA